The following proteins come from a genomic window of Eubalaena glacialis isolate mEubGla1 chromosome X, mEubGla1.1.hap2.+ XY, whole genome shotgun sequence:
- the LOC133082337 gene encoding small ribosomal subunit protein eS27-like yields the protein MPLARDLLHSSLEEEEKKHKKKWLVQSPNSYFMDGKCPGCCRIARVCSHAHMVVLCVGCSTELCQLMGGKARLTEGCSCRRKQH from the coding sequence ATGCCTTTAGCTAGAGACTTACTACATTCATCgttggaagaggaagagaaaaaacataaaaagaaatggctcGTTCAAAGTccaaattcttattttatggatGGAAAATGTCCAGGTTGCTGCAGGATTGCCAGGGTTTGTAGCCATGCCCACATGGTGGTGCTTTGTGTAGGTTGTTCAACAGAGTTGTGCCAGCTGATGGGAGGAAAGGCCAGGCTCACAGAAGGGTGTTCATGTAGAAGAAAGCAACACTAA